atggacatgcttgtaaacaaaccttcctcctataattctccaatagattatttcttgtgggtaaaataactacattctaaagtgcagtacaaaataaatgtttaaagtgactacactctaggttacttagagacactaaagtgacaattaacTTCACGCTAGGTTACTTGGGaagtcagtatacttaagcaaaaagaaaataaactgtatgagaattatatcaacacaatttatataaaaccagtaaaagtttaaaatgactACACTCTCGACTACTTAGAGACACATAAGTGTCAATTGTGTTCACGCTGGATTTCATGGGAGCACATACATATCAAatgactcaaaatatataaattagacataaatcacaatacctaatttcatggcgatcgatccataattagtcgtagctctCGCATAAGATCAACTTCAGAATATCattcatgaaaataaattattacaatttaaaaaatatttatattttggcaTAGAATGGCTTTGTATTACAatgttgaataaataaataaaaaaaatgtgaactCATTTggtcagtgtagggtattgaccgaccatactttcttacttttttatatttcaaattaacaTGAATATCTGTTTTGTAAGTTTTCCCACATTAATCACATCTATTTTCATTATATAACCAAATATTTACGACAACCAAGCCACTGTgcaaacagctgttacgaaaaacgcgttcaaaagaaaaatacaagaaataaaaaacagtcaCTCACTGAACATACTACCAGCTGTCATGACATTTCCTTTATAGTGTGAAAGAAAACAGCAAAAGAAAGAAATGACAAGAAAATTAAGCAGCAAAtcacacaaaataaaataaagcacTAGAACAAGCAAGAAAAAgagtgaatatttttttttatatattattttgacaaaaaagtgcTTATAAAAAATTgcgtatttaaataataaaaaaagaatatttaattttccattttttaatcACAAACAGACatcaaaaacaaagaaaacgaATTTGACGTggaaaaataattcatatttttgattTGGTTTGATAATATAagtacagaaaaaattaaattgtgttggggaaaactaaaattgtattaattttgaagaaattgaaaaaaatcaaaagataACAGAGCTGCTGACTGTTCCGGTCTGATTATGAGTGTTGTACGCCACATTGTGTTATTGTCCCAGCTGCCGAAAGCTGGAACCCATTACTATTGGTTAAAAGGTgagatttttttctgtatttttgatTAACTATGTGGAAAAGGGAGAATTTCATAATAGGCcaattttttcttcttcattATTATCAACATCagcaaatattttgtgaaatagaGGAGGGAATaaactttgaaataaaaaatgcacagaaagagcaacacgaaaaaaaagaTCGCAATTGTTTAATTTGCAACAAATtggtgttattttattttacgtatttgtttgttttgcgtTATAGGGATTTTAGGAAATTGTGTGCAAACAAGTTATGCAAAATactaataaacaaatacatattaagagttaatcatttatttagcaaacaattatttagcaataaatgcattttaataaatttccttAGAAATCAGCTGACATTGTAATTTAATTAGTTCTCCTTAATTTCTTGATTAATTGTTTTCTTACGCAGTTTTCCCCTTCCCCTGCTGTTTAAATTAAAACGATCAAGGTCATTTTTATCACTCTATTCAGTTTTCAATCACTGTCTTTATTATTTCTCAGTAGTAGtcgctgttgttgttattgttttcaattaatttagcttatttatttattgctttTTGTTGTTTACCTCTTGaatgtatttattataatgtcatagaaaaaaaatacaacaactagACTAAACCTTTAACAACAACACTAACTAAACTTGTATTTGTAGCTGTTATTAAAGCCTAGAATCTGTATTATGAcaataaacatgtttttattttaataacacgacctgtctgtctgtctgtctgtctgtctttggTAATGCTAAGGTTATTGTAccgattttgtttaattatttatacCTATTCCATCGTCTTGTTTTATAAGTCAAGTTTATGTAGGTTTATTTGATAGTatttgtggttgttgttttaGTTAAAAAGTCAGACTTCAACTTCCTATTTTAGTCTACAATTGTATAACCTaactacaacaaaaataatttagcaacaataacaacaactacagaaataaataaaatgtaaaaccgTAGATTACTGTTATTTAACAGTGGGAGTAAATTACTGTAATATGAGTTGAATGTTAAAGAGTATGTTCAGTGTAGATAATTACAATAGTGTTTTTTAGTAGTTTAcggtaaattttttacaaataatagtgttaattattatttatcggaaataacacatttttaaaagctattgaaatatgaaaattatcaaatttataAAGTAGTATAAAGACGTAGGTTACTGGTTTTTTTAACAAAGAAAATTGTTAAACTTTGAGTGATTGAATGTTAAATACAGTGTTGCTAGACAAATTTTACCGCATGTCCACAATCTCAAAATCGATGTTCCCGAAGAATCCCCATTTCAAAATAGAAATTCCCAATATTGTCCCCAAAATGTTATTTTAGAAATacattacatatttataaaaagagcataaattttattaaaaaataaatttttctaactTTTTGTTGATGCAATGCCAGCTTGTTATAGTttttgacaatattttctagagtTCGAACGAATATTCGGTTTCAGATTAGGACAAAAACGGGCCTaatacaattggtcaattcacaaggtctcttatcatgtcatattgtcataatgtcctaatatttcacaatggtttttattgcttttcaagcaaaaaatgtcttaaaataatactactctgtattctatgtttattgtgttatcgtgaccaaccagcagagacctgcgccgaatgcctaagagtcggttaagctgagctgccgagtcgtgatatattaggacattatgacaatatgactgataagagaacttgtgaattgaccaaatataatAGTCCCGAAATCCATGTCaaaaattttagtgtttttcactaaattcggaataaaaaaataaaattagtttacttaattatttattgatagtataaaatcaaaactgactaaacatataaaatccccaaaaattgcataaattacatgtaatataaacaattttttttaaaattaatcaaattaatcAGGAAATATCCAATTTGGGAAGAAATCCCCTCATCTGGCTACACTGTTTAaatatgtgtgtgtatgttcAGTGAAGGGAAATAAAATAATGAGAATGGCCGTTAAGAcaataacagaatttttttttgcggaATGAGAAACAATTTcctttaacgaaaaaaaaactcctATTTTCTCCTAGGTATTTGCTGTTCCAATCATCACACACAAGCCGGATGTTTAGCTGCTTTAACAACGCGTTGCCTACACTTGGCAACTAGTCCGAAAATTGATATAACCCTCTCCCATGCAGCAGCGGGCGCTGGTGCAGGTGGTGGTGCAGCTGGTTCCGGTACAGGTTCAGTTGGTAGTGGCAGTGGAGGCAGTGCACCCACATCTGGCTCATCATCCGGCAGTTCTGGTGAACCACCAAATGATAAAAATTTCCTTTCATGTCCCAAATGCGGTAGTCCCTGCACACAAGTAGAGACCTTTGTCAGTTCGACACGTTTTGTTAAGTGTGCCAAGTGCAATCATTTCTTTGTGGTGCTGTCCGAGGTGGACACAAAGCGTAGCGTTAAAGATGAGCCGAAAAATCAACGTAAACCCCCACCTCCGCCACAAAAGATCatggaatatttagataaacATGTGGTGGGACAAGATTTTGCCAAAAAGGTATTGGCTGTGGCCGTGTATAATCACTACAAACGCATACACCACAATCTACCGCAATTGAGTccgcaacagcagcaacaaatgTCTCAGGCCAATTCGAATATGATGAATGATCCCATGGGCACCAGAAACGATTTGCTGCACATAACAGGCATTGGTCATACCATGGCCAATTCACCGGGCACTGAATTGCCACCCAAACAGGCTCAAAGTCATCATCATGGTCATGATTCGGGTTCAGAAATTTTGGAGAAACAAAACTATGacattaaattggaaaaaagtaataTCATAATGTTGGGCCCCACCGGCTCCGGTAAGACTTTGATAGCTCAAACTATAGCGAAATGTTTGGATGTTCCATTTGCCATCTGTGATTGTACCACACTAACACAGGCCGGTTATGTGGGCGAAGATATAGAGAGTGTCATCTCAAAGTTATTGCAAGATGCTAATTACAAGTAATTAACacgtttgtttttattgttcaaCTATATGAGtgtaatttcttttttgttttttttagtgtgGAACGTGCTCAAACTGGTATTGTTTTCTTGGATGAGGTGGATAAAATCGGTGCTGTACCCGGCATACATCAACTGAGAGATGTAGGCGGTGAGGGTGTGCAACAGGGCATGCTGAAAATGTTAGAAGGTACCGTTGTCAATGTACCCGAGCGTAATTCCCCACGCAAACTGAGGGGCGAAACTGTACAAGTGGACACtactaatattttgtttgttgccTCGGGTGCTTACACTGGCTTGGATCGTCTTATAGCCAGAAGGTTAAATGAAAAGGTTAGTTTAAGTTTTATGTTTCACCAAAAATGTAAAAGGTAatggttttgttaaaaactgcTAAAAATTTGTTACCGCCGAAAAGTATGCACGAGTGTGTGTGTCATTGTTTTGAACTGAGTGTGAGGGAGTATGTTCAGTGAGAGCAAACTAAATAATAACTGCACAACAGTTATTACTagagttttaaatttatgtaaattaaattaaaagggatataattactttttaaacatatcctatttaaaaaattgttccaaggttcttttaacaaaaaataaaatgtagtaaaacAAGAAAAACCTCGGTAGTTAAGaatataatgataataatatgattaataatgattaatattttctaatttgaaATATTCGAAAATGTGGCATAATTATTGACAATCTATTAGTATTTGGcttcataaaataatttagaaacttTAGCTTTACAACTGATGTCATGGTTATTTTTAAAAGTGAATGTATGTGCTATTTCTCAAATACCTCTTgaaattataagaattttgaGATGCGGTCACACGATACACTCGTTTgattaaacttttttgtattaTATTCTACTAAACAACCCATTTGTTATCTTATCAGGTCCATAACTAAAGTGCACTATTTTAAAGATGCGTTTTGAAGAACGTACACATTTCAATTGtctcaacaacaaaaaaagcaactgtcaaatttaataaataactaaattgaACCCATAAACTGGGTTAACACGGTTCGTAATCGGTTTATAATCGATTCcaaagatttattaaataacaaaatttagacagttttcaaaaaaatttaaaattaataggcAAACATTCAAATTTTTACTCATAATTCCAAAACCCGGTTCAAACCCAGATCATAACCGATTCGAAAATCTCACTAAAAAACGAAATTTGGaaggattttaaataaaacttaccatgaaaataagaaatttggaattttacaaaaaaaaaaaccggttgGAACCTGGTTCAGAACCGATACGAAAAATTTgattaacaacaaaatttgcaataaaagtGCATGAACTTGGTTCATAATCGATTCGAAAAATTGCtaaataacgaaaattttacaggtttcaaactaaatttagcatcaaaatacgaaattttacaaaaaaaaataaacgggTCCAATCAGTTTAGTAACCGATTCGTAAAAAGTggtaatatgtaacaaaatttagacagttttcaaaaaaaatatagaattaatcagcaaatattttaatatttacttataAATCCAAAAACCGGTTCAAACCCGGTTCATAACCCaggtttcaaacaaaatttacaaaataagaaATCTTTAATTTCGAAAAGTATCTAAAATTACAGAATTtgctataaatatacaaaaaaaaatcaaaaaccgatTCAAACCCGGTTCATAACCGATCCGATAAACTGGATAAAAACGAAATTTGAACAGAtttcaaacaatatttaccacaaaaataagaaaatttaaatttttgcaagaaaataaaaatcggTTCAAACCCGATTTATAACCGATTCAAAAAATATggctaataaaaaaattaagaaaggtttaaaacaaaattttgccataaaaataagaaattttttaatttttacaacaaaaaagttaaaaaccgGTTCAAACCCGGTTCATAACCGATTCGAAAAatctgtaaaattaaaaaatttgtacataatatgcaatacatatgtaaaaatataaacaaaacgaaatttggataggtttaaaaaaaaccggttcAAACCAGATTTATAACCGATTCAAAAAATATggctaataaaaaaattaagaaaggtttaaaacaaaatttgccataaaaataagaaaatttttaatttttacaactaaaaagttaaaaaccgATTCAAACCCGGTTCATAACCGATTCGAAAAatctgtaaaattaaaaatttttacagaatatgcaatacatatgtaaaaatataaacaaaacgaaatttggacaggtttaaaaaaaaccggttcAAACCAGATTTATAACCGATTCAAAAAATATggctaataaaaaaattaaggtttaaaacaaaatttgccataaaaataagaaaatttttaatttatacaacaaaaaagttaaaaaccgGTTCGAACCCGGTTCATAACCGATTCGAAAAatctgtaaaattaaaaaatttgtacggAATATGCAatacatatgtaaaaatataaacaaaacgaaATTTGGACAGGTTTAAAAAGAACCGGTACAAACCAGATTTATAGCCGATTCAAAATATGTggctaataaaaaaattaagaaaggtttaaacaaaatttgccataaaaataagaaatttttaatttttacaaaaaaaaaataaaaaaccggtTCAAAACCGATTGATAAACGATTCTAAAAATATGTCTTCtaatatttacaacaaaaatttaattttttttttaatttccacaaaaaaaaattttatcgtaTCGAACCATTTCACCAaaataattattacaaaaattatttatttttagataatatttattatttatatatgtatttttagtaTTTGGGTTTTGGTGCTCCCACATCTGGTGCTTCTGGTCGTCGCGCTGCCCAATCTGCCGCCAGTCCCATGGACAATGATCAAGAAGAACGTGATAAATGTTTGACTAAAGTACAAGCTCGTGATCTCGTTGAATTTGGCATGATACCGGTAATGTTATATGATAATATtccaaacattttataaatctttattaatttccaatttcTTTGATTGTGCATGTTCAAGGAATTCGTTGGCCGTTTCCCCGTTATTGTGCCCTTCCATAGCCTTAATGTTAATATGCTGGTGCGCATTTTGACCGAACCAAGAAATGCTTTGATACCTCAGTATAAGGCTTTAATTGGTTTAGATCATGTTGATTTAACCTTTACCGAAAATGCCATCAAAGCCATTGCCAAATTGGCCATGGAACGTCAAACGGGCGCCAGAGGTTTACGTTCAATTATGGTGAGTAAaaagaaacaataaatatttgaaaaactttttatttactgTTACCTTTCCAGGAACAACTTTTACTTGATCCCATGTTTGAGGTGCCCGGTTCCGATATCAAGACTGTTCATATTACATCATCCTGTGTTAAGGGCAAGTCCGAGCCCATCTATGTACGTAGTGAGGAAAATACTACAGAGACTAGTGACGATAGTAGTGAGGATAGTGAAACAGCTAAAGTTCGTGTTACGCAATAAGTTTCTCTCTCTTGTTTAAACACTCACTCCACCaacgttaaacaaattatattcatCCCTCCTTCGCCCCTTCTCAATTGTCGAAAACTGTTTGTATTTAAACATACTACTTACTAATTATGCTTTAAATAGTTTAATTCTTAAGAGTTTTATGTTACAAAGGAAtataagaaacatatttttgttagtttttactTTCATCTTAATTTAATGTGCTGGAGAAAAAAGAGTTTTTAAAACGTTTATCTCTTAGAGAGACTTTTAATGAAAGTTTCCTTCCTTCCTCCCCTCTGTGAAGTGTTCGTTTAAAAAACCATTAAACAACAAACACCTTTAggaaattaaaaacgaaaatgttgaggaaaattattaaattgttttagatatttaaaaaaaaaacaaaacaaagaaattgtaatattttgttagataatcaagaaaaaatataagtaaaattttaagcaaactttaaataaaatcgaaataatgaaaaaaaacagcaaaacataaatacaatgtttattattaaactatattttaaagaTTCAATTACTGTAATGTATATTTTTagttgtaattttaattatttttttttggaaataaacgaaaaataaattaaataatatttaactcTATATGAGGCAAAATGGATCAAGCTGGGGCTGAAATTGATTgcatttgtaacaaaaattcgattttttaaataactccgAAGAAAATAAATAAGCTTATCTGTTCAAAACTAGAGATATCAATACAGGAGGACTAAAGCTTTAAGAATATTAGTTTCAGAagagtaaatttaaatatgggTTGAACTATAGTATCCATAATTGAcccctaaaataaaaatattccaacTCATACATGGACAACACACCATCAGCATTTATATAAACACAATGGAGCCAGTACTGGAAAGCGTTGGATGTGTGTTTATCCTCCTCGGGCAATAGAAACCAAacaaaatctgtaaaaaaaaaatttttccggATTGTTTCTTGTCGGTGCAAAAACAAAGCAGGGACACTGTccaaatctgaaaaaatattttttaacccgatttttttttcaccaaaagtttttttcgctaaatattaaaaaatttaaaaaaaaaatttaaatttaaaaaaaaaacaattcgaaattttttttccaaaaaaaattttttaaatttttattttgaagtttaatttggtgaagggtataaaagattcggtacagccgaatatagctctcttaaacTGGGTTTCctcatacaccgtaatcggcgccgataacgaaaactgaaactgaaaaacgttggtgttcgtcaccgtctcgtatctgaatttttttcgtttcagttggttGCGTTGCGgctaaaacagaaacgaaattatttttttagttgtcatttggaaattaaatagaatttcattatttttgacaaaatctattattttttcctcttccaataaagaaaatttatttttatacccttcaccttcgagagaagggtatatataagtttgtcattccgtttgtaatttctacatttttcatttccgaccttataaagtatatatattctggagtcgattaagccatgtccgtctgtctgttgaaatcaattttctgaagaccccagatatcttcgggatccaaatcttcaataattctgtccgacatgctttcgagaagtttgctatttaaaatcagtaaaaaaccgtccataaataaccgggacaacatcgatttttgacctatttttgaactatatctggattactaagtcattaatatagacaatatggatatctaattatagatatttcaaagtccattgcaacgatgtagataaggctatagtacgttggacctacaatgggtcaaaatctggaaaaatattttttaacccgaatttttttttcatcaaaaattttttttgtcataaattttttacaaaaaaaaatttttttaaaaaaatttggaaaaaactttttaaaaaaaattaaattttgtttacctaaaaatatttaaacaaatttattttaaagtataatttggtgaagggtatataagattcggcacagccgaatatagctctcttacttgtttttattcatttagattttctataaatttgaaataaaaaaataattaaaataatttcattcctacagcaccgaaaacaacctacttgaagttgttttcgttccggccccaaatgaaaggtttttcgttactgatcggtgccgtttagttcccaattttcgttgccgatttctgaaacgaagtTTTTTTCAGTGCAAATGAATGGAATTTCgatttcggtgccgattacggtgtatgcggaaacgtagctttacttgttcctattcaaattcagtgttaaaaatgggaaaagggaaaaatatCCCgggtatttttttcttcaataattgggctgtataaaaGTTACTTCTCACGACAATTGGATCCCAAATCATACATGGCAAAGGTTAAAGAACAGCTCACATGGGTTCAAACAGTAGGtgcctttgtgttacctgaaaatagaaataaaagagTGCCAGATAGAGATGAAAAGAGAAGGGGAAATCAGATAGAATAAAGGAATAGAAGAAATAAAGTGGAAGGTGGTCAGAAAAGCAGATGTGAGGAGAATAGTATGCACCAGTCGTTTGACGGATACATGGTCACTCCGTTAAGATTCCCGTATCTGGGGCTTGAGTAGCCAATTCCTATTAATAATAAAGTTATTAATGCATTCTAACCTCATGTCCGACAGCTCAgaaagaatatttaaagaacGATGTCTTatgcgtagatctcctaatgtcGGGCattgacaaagaagatgaaaaatggtcTCATTCTTCTCTTCATTTTGACAACTTGTACaggggccaaattaccgcattcgatattgagtaaaatttatcgtaattttcttatttgagattatggcattcgatacgagcaagaaatttagtacattttatcataattttgaTCACGAATGCTGTAATTTGGCCCCAGAAGTCGTTTTAGCGCAGGCCAAGTCTCCACTCACCGCCACTACATTGCTTAATTATGAGCGTGTCAGGCCAGGAAGATATGTTGTTCACTCTCGGTTTAGTCGGGGTCATATCATTCTGGTACAGGTGGGTTCACATCCACCCATCTTGTCAGCGAGAGCTCATagtaaaatttacttatttgcTGCTTGCAATTTGATAAGGGATTCTCCTTCAGTCATCATATAGCCTTTTTCGCCAAATCATCAGCAACTCAGTTTCCCAAAGTATCACCGTGTTCACACGTATGAGAacgactgttgaatgtctcgccatcctaTTTAAGGATGCCCGGTATTCCTGGCATATGTTCGATGTTGTGTACACACTTGTCAGAGATTTTATAGTGGCTTGACTATCAGTATCCCTGCCTGATATCTTGTTAAAACTGAGCCAGTTAGCCGCCCTTTTAATAGCCTATATTTCAGCCTGAATTATGGCCACATTCATTTGGAATTCTAAAAGATAACCTAATTCCTGAATGTAGACACCTACGCCAACTCGATTTCCCTTTCTAGAATCGT
The nucleotide sequence above comes from Calliphora vicina chromosome 1, idCalVici1.1, whole genome shotgun sequence. Encoded proteins:
- the ClpX gene encoding ATP-dependent Clp protease ATP-binding subunit clpX-like, mitochondrial, which translates into the protein MSVVRHIVLLSQLPKAGTHYYWLKGICCSNHHTQAGCLAALTTRCLHLATSPKIDITLSHAAAGAGAGGGAAGSGTGSVGSGSGGSAPTSGSSSGSSGEPPNDKNFLSCPKCGSPCTQVETFVSSTRFVKCAKCNHFFVVLSEVDTKRSVKDEPKNQRKPPPPPQKIMEYLDKHVVGQDFAKKVLAVAVYNHYKRIHHNLPQLSPQQQQQMSQANSNMMNDPMGTRNDLLHITGIGHTMANSPGTELPPKQAQSHHHGHDSGSEILEKQNYDIKLEKSNIIMLGPTGSGKTLIAQTIAKCLDVPFAICDCTTLTQAGYVGEDIESVISKLLQDANYNVERAQTGIVFLDEVDKIGAVPGIHQLRDVGGEGVQQGMLKMLEGTVVNVPERNSPRKLRGETVQVDTTNILFVASGAYTGLDRLIARRLNEKYLGFGAPTSGASGRRAAQSAASPMDNDQEERDKCLTKVQARDLVEFGMIPEFVGRFPVIVPFHSLNVNMLVRILTEPRNALIPQYKALIGLDHVDLTFTENAIKAIAKLAMERQTGARGLRSIMEQLLLDPMFEVPGSDIKTVHITSSCVKGKSEPIYVRSEENTTETSDDSSEDSETAKVRVTQ